The following are from one region of the Methanomassiliicoccales archaeon LGM-DZ1 genome:
- a CDS encoding transglutaminase-like domain-containing protein, whose product MALNDFKIGANDTLRVIVRKLLNALDPDIDDSIISSFIRSSNGGGLSKDALRVLDDLCSNIKNGTDLDKEKQVHDIIIKNVNYRNTGNMEDHTAEGLLKNHYGVCDGISNLANEIFRRIGIKSYLATGDLLKSDGTTEPHGWNIVCISGIWFHLDITSDLGLTRNKNNLRYDYFNLSDSEIGVDHKNISANEKCLLSNRSYYSGPEYYCPTLDVFEQRWKKIIASGRNSIVVKLPETYASEDKIVDAIIDRALKVASSRGGFYTIQYSVNQPTDVIEVFVG is encoded by the coding sequence ATGGCTCTTAATGATTTTAAAATAGGTGCAAATGATACCTTACGTGTGATTGTTAGAAAGCTTCTAAATGCTTTGGATCCAGACATCGACGATTCGATTATTTCATCATTCATCCGTTCATCCAACGGCGGGGGGTTGTCCAAAGATGCACTTAGGGTTCTCGATGACCTTTGCTCCAATATCAAAAACGGAACTGACCTTGATAAGGAAAAACAAGTCCATGACATAATCATTAAAAATGTCAATTATCGCAATACTGGCAATATGGAAGACCATACTGCCGAAGGATTGTTGAAGAATCATTATGGCGTATGCGATGGGATTTCGAATCTTGCCAACGAGATATTCCGGAGAATCGGCATCAAATCATATCTTGCTACAGGAGATTTATTGAAAAGTGACGGAACTACAGAACCACACGGGTGGAATATAGTGTGTATTTCCGGGATATGGTTCCATTTAGACATAACTTCAGATCTGGGATTAACAAGAAACAAAAACAACCTTCGTTATGATTACTTTAACCTCTCCGATAGTGAAATAGGGGTAGATCACAAGAATATTTCTGCAAACGAAAAATGTCTTTTATCCAACCGCAGTTACTACAGTGGGCCAGAGTATTACTGCCCCACACTCGATGTCTTTGAACAAAGGTGGAAAAAAATAATCGCTTCTGGAAGAAACTCCATTGTTGTAAAATTGCCAGAAACATATGCAAGTGAGGATAAGATTGTAGATGCGATTATTGACCGGGCATTGAAAGTTGCATCTTCTCGCGGAGGATTTTATACTATTCAGTACAGTGTAAATCAGCCTACGGATGTTATAGAAGTTTTTGTCGGATGA
- a CDS encoding transposase, translated as MSYNVIQQQKTKTGTRYYLYEVTAEWDPVKKCSKQKRRYLGPCDEKGNLLKKPAKKQTIVRSPSYGPYYIMWNLARESHLDEVLTKIYGARNAKRLLALAILGITDPGSGDLLEETVEDTYLRELMDMDWSFEQSEVCRFLQTVGEDAGRREDLFAELCPGKGCMIFDIVCMGTDSDGLEYSEAGRKARFTGSKQFNLGMVHSMEDGLPFCYRTYPGSVADVVTLDIIVADLKRMGCDGFEMVMDRGFFSAGNVELMMERSAGFTVPVPARNSILKLLISDSVKDIESPLNTDYLAGSSVRGYETRVVLEEGEFSIDPDKGTIRAVVFQDDARRQTEVSTLYRRIGEMESFLADRKYDAFLPKKLSANQIEIYNLLEVSDANGRYDIRRKRNAITAKENGCGRFAVLTTSDLPWKELMIEYRQRNDVEYDFSQLQSDLFMGIKGKSDQKSAEGGLLVNFLSLRLRLTLLDRMKTAGITDEMWIPKFMKIMRKLRITLVGDEWRLNEVTRKQRELISKLGLPLL; from the coding sequence ATGTCATACAACGTGATCCAGCAGCAAAAGACCAAGACCGGGACGAGGTACTATCTCTACGAGGTCACTGCGGAATGGGATCCCGTGAAGAAATGTTCGAAGCAGAAACGCAGATATCTCGGTCCATGCGACGAGAAAGGCAATCTGCTGAAGAAGCCCGCGAAGAAGCAGACCATAGTGCGCAGTCCGTCCTACGGGCCGTACTACATCATGTGGAACCTCGCCAGGGAATCGCATCTGGATGAGGTGCTGACCAAGATCTACGGTGCGAGGAACGCGAAGAGACTCCTGGCTCTTGCCATACTGGGAATCACCGACCCGGGCAGCGGGGACCTCCTGGAGGAGACGGTGGAGGACACCTACCTGCGCGAACTGATGGACATGGATTGGTCCTTCGAACAGTCGGAGGTCTGCAGGTTCCTGCAGACCGTGGGCGAGGATGCCGGCAGGAGGGAGGACCTCTTCGCGGAACTGTGTCCCGGGAAGGGATGCATGATCTTCGACATAGTGTGCATGGGCACCGACTCCGACGGTCTGGAGTATTCCGAAGCCGGACGCAAGGCACGTTTCACAGGTTCGAAGCAGTTCAATCTCGGTATGGTGCATTCGATGGAGGACGGGCTGCCCTTCTGCTACCGCACCTATCCCGGTTCGGTGGCCGACGTGGTCACCCTGGACATAATCGTTGCCGATCTGAAGAGGATGGGTTGCGACGGTTTCGAGATGGTGATGGACAGGGGGTTCTTCAGCGCGGGCAACGTGGAACTGATGATGGAACGCAGTGCGGGATTTACCGTCCCCGTACCGGCCAGGAACTCCATCCTGAAACTCCTGATATCCGATAGTGTGAAGGATATCGAATCCCCTCTGAACACCGACTATCTGGCGGGCAGTTCTGTACGCGGTTACGAGACCAGGGTTGTATTGGAGGAGGGGGAGTTCTCCATAGATCCCGACAAAGGGACGATAAGGGCCGTGGTATTCCAGGACGACGCCCGCAGGCAGACGGAGGTCTCTACCTTATACAGGAGGATCGGCGAGATGGAGAGTTTCCTGGCGGATAGGAAGTACGACGCATTCCTGCCGAAGAAACTGTCTGCGAATCAGATCGAGATATACAATCTGCTGGAGGTATCCGATGCAAACGGGAGATACGATATCCGGAGGAAACGCAACGCCATAACGGCCAAGGAGAACGGATGCGGAAGGTTCGCTGTTCTTACGACATCCGATCTGCCGTGGAAGGAACTCATGATAGAATACAGGCAGAGGAACGATGTGGAATACGATTTCTCCCAATTGCAGTCGGACCTGTTCATGGGGATCAAAGGGAAATCTGATCAGAAGTCCGCCGAAGGAGGGCTCCTGGTGAACTTCCTTTCCCTGAGACTGAGACTAACTCTTCTGGACAGGATGAAGACCGCAGGGATAACGGACGAGATGTGGATCCCCAAGTTCATGAAGATCATGAGGAAACTGAGGATAACCCTGGTGGGCGACGAGTGGCGCCTCAACGAGGTCACGAGGAAACAGAGGGAACTCATATCCAAACTGGGTCTTCCGCTGCTGTGA
- a CDS encoding VWA domain-containing protein translates to MADIGEENYPVGQQKFGTVFVLDISGSMSNQIEALCESFNNFVEAAREKRAVSANADLAVIAFDHNVNVVVPWTNIGAMEPLNLAVGGSTNIRDAMKKASDMARERSHHYDDNHIRAKKPWIILMTDGYSDNDKPVDSVAKEMRALEESGRYHILALGMGEQYNDFELKKFTDMAMAIPDWNFERFFEFWGKSMAVLSTPTDNEKVNLPAENAKKMLEDQMDHEKKLEEKFKMFTVST, encoded by the coding sequence ATGGCAGACATAGGAGAAGAGAACTACCCTGTCGGGCAGCAGAAATTCGGAACTGTATTTGTTCTTGATATCTCTGGTTCAATGAGTAATCAGATCGAGGCTCTCTGTGAGTCTTTCAACAATTTCGTTGAAGCCGCAAGAGAGAAGAGGGCAGTATCTGCGAACGCGGATCTTGCTGTAATTGCTTTCGATCACAACGTAAACGTCGTCGTCCCATGGACCAATATCGGTGCGATGGAACCCTTGAACCTTGCTGTCGGAGGTAGCACAAACATTCGTGATGCTATGAAAAAGGCTTCCGATATGGCTCGTGAGCGCTCTCACCATTACGATGACAACCATATCAGAGCCAAAAAACCATGGATTATCCTCATGACCGACGGGTATTCGGACAATGACAAACCTGTTGATTCTGTTGCTAAGGAAATGAGGGCTCTAGAAGAATCTGGTCGCTACCACATTCTTGCGCTCGGTATGGGTGAACAGTACAACGATTTCGAACTCAAGAAATTCACTGACATGGCCATGGCCATCCCCGACTGGAACTTCGAGAGATTCTTCGAGTTCTGGGGAAAAAGTATGGCTGTCCTGTCCACGCCTACTGATAATGAAAAAGTCAATCTTCCCGCAGAGAACGCGAAGAAGATGCTCGAAGATCAGATGGATCACGAAAAGAAGCTCGAAGAGAAATTCAAGATGTTTACCGTTTCCACCTGA
- a CDS encoding protein phosphatase 2C domain-containing protein, with the protein MRHFLISEVGQYHIDADGDKAICQDSAHYGQLANDVAIAAVADGVGSQKHSEHASKAAVEKCVEYCKENYGKIDTIDLLKNSFVEALEATKIEFEKMGIPTEDCTLCATILTREAVYCGNSGDSGAIGLKSDGTYVLLSRKQNDSEGRVYTLKCTDRWEFKTFNGTFSSVLVATDGFYDFLFPSYLEFWERYDPVNRVTAFDYETASDYLDINTIGQKMRSSDYSIFEEKAEDIDSSNSNLTQTPFSDANLQKFIASKIDKIPRVGGEWSAIVDDLTVVSVFFEDSIPEKSEQFSESIPRRKLMKANMIYNYSKLYPDKELIESSDYVYAVDKVIDLPDGCSIKLLSGDMVATIYPKELLERQGFHLERLIECWIQDGVSRIIDTIDDGDYFTLISKVPTGSIPLSKFFAYKRTLDVRVAVVRSLISRCREYSGSSRFESFVGWIPQTDEYHVFARRDGESTVLSTIVDYQGLSNFKSTPGFTRSALINESVSENALTGYGLMDTIYYCLTGGKHIDSIQTAIDEISNLYGAESQMALAFSTSANELQSNHEFKYELWVENTSEAQMQSLSREAEDSSEPSQTQVKETCDLDDIGQPVSNCSNSEPTLMPNKTDSCTTEGDKSAGIEENDNADPSKDKVDENDPAPKEDSEKTSSDDGESDVPQRGILSKLKGALFKNQKDSKKESDKPMANSNEEQEADH; encoded by the coding sequence TTGAGGCATTTTCTCATTTCAGAAGTCGGTCAATATCACATAGACGCAGATGGAGATAAAGCGATTTGTCAAGACAGCGCGCACTATGGTCAATTGGCCAATGATGTTGCGATAGCGGCCGTCGCTGACGGCGTAGGTTCGCAGAAACATTCAGAACATGCGTCAAAGGCCGCTGTCGAAAAGTGTGTCGAATATTGTAAGGAAAACTACGGTAAAATCGACACAATCGATCTTCTGAAAAATTCTTTTGTGGAAGCTCTGGAGGCAACAAAGATTGAATTCGAGAAGATGGGCATCCCCACAGAAGATTGTACACTATGTGCCACGATTTTAACCCGTGAAGCTGTCTATTGCGGAAATTCGGGGGACAGCGGAGCAATCGGTCTTAAATCAGATGGTACGTATGTCCTGCTCAGTAGAAAACAGAACGATTCCGAAGGCAGAGTATATACGTTGAAATGTACCGATCGTTGGGAATTCAAAACGTTTAACGGAACCTTTTCAAGTGTACTAGTGGCCACCGACGGATTCTACGATTTCCTATTCCCCTCGTATCTGGAATTCTGGGAACGCTATGATCCTGTGAACAGAGTAACCGCTTTCGATTATGAAACGGCGTCTGATTATCTAGATATCAATACGATAGGACAAAAAATGCGTTCTTCGGATTACAGTATTTTCGAGGAGAAAGCAGAAGATATCGATTCTTCGAATTCTAATTTGACTCAAACCCCTTTCTCTGACGCGAACTTGCAGAAATTTATCGCATCAAAAATTGATAAAATCCCACGTGTAGGTGGTGAATGGAGTGCGATTGTTGATGATCTGACAGTTGTTTCTGTATTCTTCGAAGACTCGATTCCGGAGAAATCCGAACAATTTTCGGAGTCGATTCCGCGCCGTAAATTAATGAAAGCGAATATGATTTACAATTATTCTAAACTCTATCCAGATAAAGAACTCATTGAATCATCCGACTACGTCTATGCAGTTGACAAAGTAATCGATTTGCCCGACGGATGTTCGATTAAATTATTGTCTGGAGATATGGTTGCTACCATTTATCCAAAAGAACTCCTTGAAAGACAGGGATTCCATTTAGAACGTTTAATTGAATGTTGGATCCAGGATGGGGTTTCAAGAATAATTGACACAATCGATGATGGCGATTATTTCACCCTCATTTCCAAAGTACCGACGGGGTCTATCCCATTGTCCAAATTCTTTGCATACAAAAGAACGTTGGATGTTCGCGTAGCAGTAGTTCGGTCATTGATCAGCAGATGCAGAGAATATTCGGGTAGCTCAAGATTCGAGAGTTTTGTAGGTTGGATTCCACAAACGGATGAATATCATGTTTTTGCTAGAAGGGATGGAGAATCTACTGTCCTATCCACCATTGTTGATTACCAAGGACTCTCAAATTTCAAATCAACTCCGGGATTCACAAGATCTGCTCTAATCAATGAAAGCGTATCAGAAAATGCTCTTACAGGATATGGACTGATGGACACCATCTACTACTGTCTGACCGGCGGTAAGCACATTGATTCAATTCAAACAGCAATCGATGAGATTAGCAACCTGTATGGGGCGGAGTCTCAGATGGCATTGGCATTTTCAACATCCGCAAATGAATTACAATCCAATCACGAATTCAAATACGAATTGTGGGTTGAGAACACCTCGGAGGCCCAGATGCAATCTTTATCTAGAGAAGCGGAAGACAGTTCTGAACCCTCTCAAACACAGGTCAAAGAAACATGTGATTTAGATGACATCGGCCAACCCGTATCGAATTGTTCCAATTCTGAACCCACACTCATGCCGAATAAAACAGATTCTTGTACAACCGAGGGCGATAAATCTGCGGGCATTGAGGAAAATGATAATGCCGATCCATCTAAGGATAAAGTAGATGAAAACGATCCTGCACCCAAGGAGGATTCTGAAAAAACCTCTTCTGATGACGGTGAATCCGATGTTCCACAAAGAGGAATATTGAGTAAATTGAAGGGTGCATTATTCAAGAATCAAAAGGACTCGAAAAAAGAATCGGATAAGCCAATGGCGAACAGTAACGAAGAGCAGGAGGCCGACCATTAA